A region of Beijerinckia sp. 28-YEA-48 DNA encodes the following proteins:
- a CDS encoding signal recognition particle yields the protein MKPLLATCLCGLLCGTAFAWDEAERSTLARSLATLLASETPCDLAYNQEAIRRFIDKQVPANDMQFPTELTNSLFFRNEELKDMSTSQKTAHCHQIERIAKSYSFVR from the coding sequence TTGAAACCGCTCCTGGCCACCTGCCTGTGCGGGCTGCTCTGCGGGACGGCCTTCGCCTGGGACGAAGCGGAGCGCAGCACTTTGGCCAGATCGCTCGCAACACTGCTGGCCTCAGAGACGCCGTGCGATCTCGCCTACAATCAGGAGGCGATCCGGCGCTTTATCGACAAACAGGTGCCCGCCAACGACATGCAGTTCCCCACCGAACTCACCAATTCCCTGTTCTTCCGCAATGAAGAACTCAAGGACATGTCGACATCGCAGAAGACGGCGCACTGTCATCAGATCGAGCGCATCGCGAAGTCTTATAGTTTCGTCAGATAG
- a CDS encoding GTP-binding protein produces the protein MAFETIAGRRLPVTVLSGFLGAGKTTLLNHVLNNREGRKVAVIVNDMSEVNIDADLVREGGADLSRTDEKLVEMTNGCICCTLRDDLLSEVRKLGESGRFDYLLIEGTGIAEPLPVASTFSFRDEAGVSLSDIARLDTMVTVVDAANLLRDYGSNDFLRDRGETAGAGDDRTLVDLLVEQIEFADVIVINKVTDVSAEGLRLVRHVVRALNADARIVETDFGQAPLDAILDTGLFDEEKAQRHPLWFKELYEPEKHVAETEEYGIGSFVYRARRPFHPQKFKAFIDSTWPGLIRAKGHFWLSTRTRWVGEFSLAGAVARVSGLGYWWVAVNKSEWSREQIEALHRNPHWHEIWGDRRQELVFIGMEMDERAIRAALDACLVGAADTQRLTKADFAEAFDPFPSWEPAVETVD, from the coding sequence ATGGCTTTTGAAACTATCGCGGGCCGCCGGCTGCCGGTCACTGTTCTGTCGGGCTTTCTGGGGGCGGGGAAGACGACCCTGCTCAACCACGTTTTGAACAATCGCGAGGGGCGCAAGGTCGCCGTCATCGTCAACGATATGAGCGAGGTGAACATTGACGCCGATCTGGTGCGCGAGGGTGGCGCCGATCTGTCGCGCACCGACGAGAAGCTGGTGGAGATGACCAATGGCTGCATCTGCTGCACCCTGCGCGACGATCTTCTGTCGGAAGTCCGCAAGCTCGGCGAGAGCGGTCGTTTCGATTATCTCCTGATCGAGGGCACCGGCATCGCTGAGCCGCTGCCCGTCGCCAGCACGTTTTCGTTTCGCGACGAGGCTGGCGTCAGCCTGTCGGACATCGCCCGCCTAGACACGATGGTGACCGTGGTCGATGCGGCCAATCTGCTGCGTGACTATGGCTCCAATGACTTTCTGCGCGACCGCGGCGAGACGGCCGGTGCGGGCGATGATCGCACCCTGGTCGATCTCCTGGTCGAGCAGATCGAATTCGCCGATGTGATCGTCATCAACAAAGTGACTGACGTGTCGGCGGAAGGTCTGCGCCTGGTGCGCCATGTGGTGCGCGCCCTGAATGCCGATGCGCGGATCGTCGAAACCGATTTCGGCCAGGCGCCGCTCGATGCCATTCTCGATACGGGCCTTTTCGATGAGGAGAAGGCGCAGCGCCATCCGCTGTGGTTCAAGGAACTCTATGAGCCTGAAAAGCACGTGGCGGAGACGGAGGAATATGGCATCGGCAGTTTCGTCTATCGGGCGCGCCGGCCGTTTCATCCGCAAAAGTTCAAAGCGTTTATCGACAGCACGTGGCCGGGCCTGATCCGGGCCAAGGGTCACTTTTGGCTGTCGACGCGGACACGGTGGGTGGGGGAGTTCTCGCTCGCCGGCGCTGTCGCGCGCGTCAGTGGCCTTGGCTATTGGTGGGTAGCGGTCAATAAAAGCGAGTGGTCGCGCGAGCAGATCGAGGCGCTGCATCGCAATCCCCATTGGCATGAGATCTGGGGCGATCGTCGCCAGGAACTGGTGTTCATCGGCATGGAAATGGATGAGCGCGCCATACGCGCCGCGCTCGATGCTTGCCTCGTTGGTGCTGCCGATACGCAGCGCCTTACGAAGGCTGATTTCGCCGAGGCCTTCGACCCGTTTCCGTCATGGGAGCCTGCGGTGGAAACCGTCGACTAA
- a CDS encoding VOC family protein, with protein sequence MSKISPCLWFNGQAEEAANFYVSLLPDSRILKVQHNVGDTPGGKDGTVLVVDFVVAGQSFMALNGGMNVEYTHAVSFKIDCEDQAEVDRLWDKLLEGGGKPEQCGWLRDRFGIPWQIVPKAMLQMLSDPDRTKAQRAMQAMLKMVKLDVAALQAAYAGKAV encoded by the coding sequence ATGTCGAAGATTTCCCCCTGTTTGTGGTTCAACGGCCAAGCCGAGGAAGCGGCGAACTTCTATGTGTCGCTTCTGCCCGATTCCCGCATTCTCAAAGTGCAGCACAATGTCGGCGACACACCCGGCGGCAAGGACGGCACCGTGCTGGTGGTCGATTTCGTCGTCGCCGGTCAAAGCTTCATGGCGCTGAACGGCGGCATGAACGTGGAATATACCCACGCCGTGTCGTTCAAGATCGATTGCGAGGATCAGGCCGAGGTCGATCGCCTGTGGGACAAACTGTTGGAAGGCGGCGGCAAACCCGAACAATGCGGCTGGCTCAGAGATCGCTTCGGCATTCCTTGGCAGATCGTTCCCAAAGCCATGTTGCAAATGCTGAGCGATCCCGACCGCACCAAGGCGCAACGAGCCATGCAAGCGATGCTGAAAATGGTGAAGCTCGACGTCGCCGCCCTGCAGGCCGCCTATGCCGGCAAGGCTGTGTGA
- a CDS encoding VOC family protein, translating to MSKLIFVNLPVTDLARSIAFYESIGARKDPRFCDDTAACVVFSDTIHAMLLTHDKFRQFTSKKIVDAKTHSEVLICLSEDSRADVDSTIAKAKTAGAAIDPIAPQDYGVMYGRSFEDPDGHIWEVMWMDVDAFLAASTQPA from the coding sequence ATGTCCAAGTTGATCTTCGTAAACCTGCCAGTCACCGATCTCGCCCGTTCGATCGCCTTTTATGAATCGATCGGCGCCCGCAAGGATCCGCGTTTCTGCGACGACACCGCCGCCTGCGTGGTGTTTTCCGACACAATCCACGCCATGCTGCTGACCCACGACAAGTTTCGCCAATTCACCAGCAAAAAAATCGTCGATGCGAAGACCCACAGCGAAGTGCTGATCTGCCTGTCGGAGGACAGCCGCGCCGATGTCGACAGCACGATCGCCAAGGCCAAGACCGCCGGCGCCGCCATCGATCCGATCGCGCCGCAGGACTATGGTGTCATGTATGGCCGCAGCTTCGAGGACCCGGACGGCCATATCTGGGAGGTGATGTGGATGGATGTCGACGCTTTCCTCGCCGCGAGCACTCAACCCGCCTGA
- a CDS encoding LemA family protein: MTGLIFLGLIVVIALWLIASYNSLVGLRQRTNQAFADIDVQLKQRHDLIPNLVETVKGYATHEKGTLEAVVQARNAALNATGTAQQGAAEAALGGALGRLIALGEAYPDLKANTNFQQLQTELSGIEDKLAAARRFYNNAVSEFNASIQAFPAVLYARSMGFVERTFFDVGDTERKQIEVAPEVKF, encoded by the coding sequence ATGACTGGCTTGATTTTTCTGGGTCTGATTGTCGTCATCGCCCTATGGCTCATCGCCAGCTACAACAGCCTTGTCGGGCTGCGGCAGCGCACCAACCAGGCTTTCGCCGACATCGATGTGCAACTAAAACAGCGTCACGATCTCATTCCCAATCTGGTCGAGACGGTGAAGGGTTATGCGACGCACGAAAAGGGCACGCTCGAAGCGGTGGTCCAGGCGCGCAATGCGGCGCTGAACGCCACCGGCACGGCCCAGCAGGGCGCGGCCGAGGCGGCGCTGGGCGGGGCGCTTGGCCGGCTCATCGCGCTGGGCGAAGCCTATCCCGATCTCAAAGCCAATACCAATTTTCAGCAATTGCAGACCGAGCTGTCGGGCATCGAAGACAAGCTGGCGGCGGCGCGGCGCTTCTACAACAATGCGGTGAGCGAGTTCAACGCGTCGATCCAGGCCTTCCCCGCTGTGCTCTATGCTCGGTCGATGGGCTTTGTCGAGCGCACCTTCTTCGACGTCGGTGATACCGAGCGCAAGCAGATCGAAGTGGCCCCCGAGGTGAAGTTTTGA
- a CDS encoding M48 family metallopeptidase produces the protein MMPVFGLYTYIRANRIRSLFLIGALFALIYVLTFAGALAAEALQAGDLPLDRILARAVGDLGSAFPIVTLVTVVWVFFSYRFNQSIIGLALSANAVTRQQEPKLYSLLENLCISRGVTTPRLEILETDVPNAYATGVNDKQYTITVTRGLMNLLDDQEMESVLAHELTHIRNGDVKMMIVAMVVAGVVAFFAEMFFRMSLSGRWSSSSSSSGSSDSREKGKGGGAVAALAIVAMIVAAAWVLSLMIRLALSRSREFLADAGSVELTKNPDAMISALRKIDGKGEIRNAPSGIMEMCLDNPRSGFADLFSTHPPIEARIAALKNYAGGREEIVDNSQSPAAAPPVPPEPAAPPQERRRGPWG, from the coding sequence ATGATGCCGGTCTTCGGTCTCTACACCTATATCAGGGCGAACCGTATCCGATCGCTGTTTCTGATCGGGGCGCTGTTCGCGCTGATCTATGTGTTGACCTTTGCCGGCGCGCTTGCCGCCGAAGCGCTGCAGGCGGGCGATCTGCCGCTTGATCGCATTCTGGCGCGGGCGGTGGGTGATCTTGGCTCTGCTTTCCCGATCGTCACGCTCGTTACAGTGGTGTGGGTGTTTTTCTCCTACCGCTTCAACCAGAGCATTATCGGCCTGGCGCTGTCGGCCAATGCGGTGACGCGGCAGCAAGAGCCGAAACTCTACAGCCTCTTGGAAAACCTCTGCATCTCGCGCGGTGTGACGACGCCACGCCTGGAAATTCTCGAGACCGACGTACCGAACGCCTATGCGACGGGCGTCAACGACAAGCAATATACGATCACCGTGACGCGCGGCTTGATGAACCTGCTTGACGACCAGGAGATGGAATCGGTCCTCGCCCATGAACTGACCCATATCCGCAATGGCGACGTGAAGATGATGATCGTCGCCATGGTGGTGGCTGGTGTGGTGGCGTTTTTCGCCGAGATGTTCTTTCGTATGAGCCTTTCCGGACGATGGTCCTCCTCCTCGTCATCGAGCGGTTCGTCGGACAGCCGGGAGAAGGGCAAGGGCGGCGGCGCCGTGGCGGCGTTGGCGATCGTGGCGATGATCGTTGCGGCCGCCTGGGTGCTGTCGCTGATGATCCGGCTGGCGCTGTCGCGCTCGCGCGAATTTCTCGCCGATGCCGGATCGGTGGAATTGACGAAAAACCCCGATGCGATGATTTCGGCCCTGCGCAAGATCGACGGCAAAGGCGAGATCAGGAACGCGCCGTCGGGGATCATGGAAATGTGTCTCGACAATCCGCGCTCAGGCTTTGCCGATCTGTTCTCGACCCATCCACCGATCGAAGCGCGCATTGCCGCGCTGAAGAATTATGCCGGTGGGCGCGAAGAGATTGTCGACAATAGCCAGAGCCCGGCTGCGGCGCCACCTGTTCCGCCAGAGCCGGCCGCGCCGCCGCAAGAACGGCGCCGGGGCCCCTGGGGCTAA
- a CDS encoding tripartite tricarboxylate transporter substrate binding protein, whose protein sequence is MLLVLAATATQAQENYPNRPIKLIVGFTAGGPTDTPARLVAEKLRGALGQSIIVENRPGAGGKIALDYMLSQPRDGYALSLCTYIDATNTVLLKNPGYTLADLAPISQITRAYYAFTVPTTLPVQDLASFAAHAKARPGALNYGHVGAGSMPELVAKRFEQAAGIKMIGVPYKGTAEASMDLASGRLDFMVAPLIVVQPLLDAGSVKYIGMTSPERLAAFPQVPTASEQGFRITDNGWLGVCAGAGVPAAIIAQLNREVRSAVASPSYREVVEKTGVTPYAGSVEEFAQVVAETEADMRKLAGELGLEAK, encoded by the coding sequence ATGCTCTTGGTGCTTGCGGCGACCGCAACACAGGCTCAAGAGAACTACCCCAACCGCCCCATCAAACTGATCGTCGGCTTCACCGCCGGTGGCCCCACGGATACGCCGGCACGGCTTGTCGCTGAAAAACTACGCGGCGCCCTCGGCCAGTCCATCATCGTCGAGAACCGTCCGGGCGCCGGCGGCAAGATTGCGCTCGACTATATGCTCTCGCAACCGCGCGACGGCTATGCGCTGTCGCTATGCACCTATATCGACGCGACCAATACGGTGCTGCTGAAGAACCCGGGCTATACGCTGGCCGATCTGGCGCCGATCTCGCAGATCACCAGGGCCTATTATGCCTTTACGGTGCCCACCACCTTGCCGGTGCAGGATCTCGCCTCCTTCGCCGCCCATGCCAAAGCCCGGCCTGGCGCGCTCAACTACGGCCATGTCGGCGCGGGCTCCATGCCGGAGCTGGTCGCCAAACGGTTTGAACAGGCCGCCGGCATCAAGATGATCGGCGTGCCTTACAAGGGCACCGCTGAAGCGTCGATGGATCTCGCCAGTGGCCGGCTCGATTTCATGGTGGCGCCGCTGATCGTCGTCCAGCCGCTGTTGGATGCGGGCTCGGTCAAATATATCGGCATGACCAGTCCGGAACGCCTGGCGGCTTTTCCGCAAGTGCCGACCGCGTCCGAACAAGGCTTTCGCATCACCGACAACGGCTGGCTTGGCGTATGCGCTGGAGCCGGCGTGCCGGCGGCGATCATCGCCCAGCTCAACCGGGAAGTCCGCAGCGCGGTCGCCTCGCCCTCTTATCGTGAAGTGGTCGAGAAAACCGGCGTCACGCCCTATGCGGGTTCGGTCGAAGAGTTTGCGCAGGTGGTGGCTGAGACCGAGGCCGACATGCGCAAACTGGCCGGCGAACTCGGTCTCGAGGCGAAATAA
- a CDS encoding GNAT family N-acetyltransferase produces the protein MSADAYTFRPATRDDLSLLRAWLSTPEVKRWWGDPAKRKALLHEDLDEPDISMWVVLHEGRPFAYAQHYPVQAWPQPHFTRLPQDACAIDAFIGEPDMIGRGHGSAFLRQLALRLRGDGAGTIAIDPDVDNVRARNAYRNAGFRGQCIVETKTGPAVLMLFQS, from the coding sequence ATGTCCGCAGACGCCTATACATTCCGGCCGGCCACGCGCGACGATCTCTCACTCTTGCGCGCCTGGTTGAGCACGCCCGAAGTCAAGCGTTGGTGGGGCGATCCCGCCAAGCGGAAAGCGCTGCTGCACGAAGACCTCGATGAGCCAGACATCAGCATGTGGGTGGTGCTGCATGAAGGACGCCCCTTCGCCTATGCGCAGCATTATCCGGTGCAGGCCTGGCCGCAGCCGCATTTCACCCGCCTGCCGCAAGACGCGTGCGCCATCGATGCTTTCATCGGCGAGCCCGACATGATCGGCAGAGGCCACGGCTCGGCCTTTCTGCGCCAGCTGGCGCTGCGCCTGCGCGGCGATGGCGCAGGCACCATCGCTATCGATCCCGACGTCGACAATGTCCGCGCTCGCAACGCCTATCGCAATGCCGGCTTTCGCGGCCAATGCATCGTCGAGACCAAGACGGGGCCAGCCGTCCTGATGCTGTTCCAGTCCTGA
- a CDS encoding MFS transporter produces the protein MDQRPSETPIRPAAAPAIIETDIPSRLDRLPWTRFHWLVVFALGITWSLDGLEVTIAGSIAGALRQSPTLQFTAADVGLANSAYLAGAVSGALFFGWLTDRIGRKKLFSVTLIVYLAATAATAFTWDLPSFALMRFFTGAGIGGEYSAINSAIQELIPARRRGWTDLAINGSFWTGAAIAAFASLILLDPRIVDPEMGWRLAFFCGAAIGLVILFLRRYIPESPRWLIIHGQPARAETIIAKIEDDIGHDRLEEVRDHVRIRTRHSTPLREVFRVLFKLYPRRTVLGLGLMGAQAFFYNAIFFTYAMMLTDFYGVSPSDVGWYIFPFALGNVLGPLLLGRLFDTIGRRPMLVFTYAMSALLLAITGYLFQQGLLDARSQTLAWSITFFFASAAASAAYLVVAESFPLEIRALAIAVFYALGTGIGGVVAPWFFGLLIETGSRDHVFIGYLIGAGLMALAAILAAWLGIDSERKPLESVAPPLSLEHD, from the coding sequence GTGGATCAAAGGCCGAGCGAAACACCGATCAGGCCAGCGGCCGCGCCTGCCATCATCGAAACCGACATTCCCTCGCGGCTGGACCGGCTGCCTTGGACGCGCTTTCATTGGCTCGTCGTTTTCGCGCTTGGCATCACCTGGAGTCTTGACGGGCTGGAAGTGACCATCGCCGGCTCCATCGCCGGCGCTTTGCGGCAGAGCCCAACCCTGCAATTCACCGCCGCGGATGTCGGCCTCGCCAACAGCGCCTATCTCGCCGGCGCGGTCAGCGGCGCGCTGTTCTTCGGCTGGCTGACCGACCGCATCGGCCGCAAGAAATTGTTCAGCGTTACTCTGATCGTCTATCTCGCAGCGACTGCTGCCACGGCCTTCACCTGGGATCTGCCGAGTTTCGCGCTCATGCGCTTTTTCACCGGCGCTGGCATTGGCGGCGAATATAGCGCGATCAATTCCGCCATCCAGGAACTAATCCCGGCGCGCCGCCGCGGCTGGACCGATCTCGCCATCAACGGCAGTTTCTGGACCGGCGCGGCGATCGCCGCCTTCGCCTCGCTCATCCTGCTCGATCCCCGCATTGTCGATCCGGAGATGGGCTGGCGACTGGCTTTCTTCTGCGGCGCGGCCATCGGCCTCGTCATCCTGTTCCTGCGCCGTTACATCCCCGAAAGCCCACGCTGGCTCATCATTCACGGCCAGCCAGCTCGCGCCGAAACCATCATCGCCAAGATCGAAGACGATATCGGCCACGATCGTCTTGAGGAGGTGCGAGACCACGTGCGCATTCGCACCCGCCACTCGACGCCTTTGCGCGAAGTGTTTCGCGTTCTCTTCAAACTTTATCCACGCCGTACCGTTCTCGGCCTAGGTCTGATGGGCGCGCAGGCGTTTTTCTACAACGCCATCTTCTTCACCTATGCGATGATGCTGACGGATTTCTACGGCGTGTCGCCCAGTGATGTCGGCTGGTACATTTTCCCCTTCGCGCTGGGCAACGTCTTGGGTCCACTGTTGCTCGGTCGGTTGTTCGACACGATTGGCCGCCGGCCGATGCTCGTCTTCACCTACGCCATGTCGGCTTTGCTGCTCGCCATAACAGGCTACCTGTTCCAGCAAGGTTTACTCGATGCGCGCAGCCAGACCTTGGCCTGGAGCATCACCTTTTTCTTCGCTTCGGCCGCTGCATCGGCTGCTTATCTCGTCGTCGCCGAAAGTTTTCCGCTCGAAATCAGAGCTCTGGCCATCGCTGTTTTCTATGCTCTGGGCACCGGCATCGGTGGTGTGGTGGCACCGTGGTTCTTCGGTCTGTTGATCGAGACAGGGTCGCGCGATCATGTATTTATCGGCTATCTCATTGGCGCTGGTCTGATGGCGCTCGCCGCCATTCTCGCAGCCTGGCTCGGCATCGACAGCGAACGCAAACCACTCGAGAGTGTCGCGCCACCTTTGTCGCTCGAACATGACTGA
- the hpxZ gene encoding oxalurate catabolism protein HpxZ, which produces MVINDPETLREVTDAFERYETALTTNDVEALDSFFWNDDRALRYGAAENLYGYAAIQQFRAARKSGSFTRTFDRLIITTYGKDYATASLHHHPRNAPGKVGRQMQTWARLPEGWRIVAAHVSTIDDPDV; this is translated from the coding sequence GTGGTTATCAACGATCCCGAAACCCTGCGCGAGGTCACGGACGCCTTCGAGCGCTATGAAACGGCGCTCACGACCAACGATGTCGAAGCGCTCGATAGCTTCTTCTGGAACGATGATCGCGCCCTGCGCTATGGCGCGGCCGAAAACCTCTATGGTTACGCCGCCATCCAGCAGTTTCGCGCGGCGCGCAAATCAGGCAGCTTCACCCGCACGTTCGACCGTCTCATCATCACCACCTATGGCAAGGATTATGCGACGGCCTCGCTGCATCACCATCCCCGCAATGCTCCCGGCAAAGTCGGCCGCCAGATGCAGACCTGGGCGCGCCTGCCCGAAGGCTGGCGCATCGTCGCTGCCCATGTCAGCACGATTGATGATCCCGACGTTTGA
- a CDS encoding AtzE family amidohydrolase produces the protein MTIAYETMAAHEIAAAVVEGKVTARAIVEACLVRIAQQNSKLNAFTKVVSERALTRADAIDARRRLGGQLGPLAGVPFSVKNLFDVEEVVTLAGSKINADNLPAGADATLVRKLEAADAILVGSLNMGEYAYDFTGENAHYGASRNPHDPERMAGGSSGGSGTAVASGMTPIALGSDTNGSIRVPSSLCGLFGLKPTYGRLSRFGTYPFVSAFDHLGPMARSVMDLALAYEAMQGRDTADHAQNDRPVEPVIPTLAKGLDGLRVARATGYFDKGGEPEAHSAVDIVTATLGATMGIDIPEAGRGRAAAFLITMAEGASLHLDRVRKRQDDFDPEVKDRLIAGAMVPAAWINQAQKFRTWYRAQVLKLFETVDVIIAPATPCFAPRLGQKMMTLAGVDMPVRANLGMFTQPFSFIGLPVAAVPIWLEGAQLPIGVQIVAAPWREDIVLRVAQHLEAAGIARAPLAKA, from the coding sequence ATGACCATCGCCTATGAAACCATGGCCGCCCATGAGATCGCTGCGGCGGTTGTCGAAGGCAAAGTAACGGCGCGCGCCATCGTCGAAGCCTGTCTCGTACGCATCGCGCAGCAAAACTCGAAACTCAACGCCTTCACCAAGGTCGTCTCCGAACGCGCCTTGACCCGCGCCGACGCCATCGATGCGCGCCGTCGCCTCGGCGGTCAGCTTGGGCCGCTCGCCGGCGTTCCTTTCTCGGTCAAGAATCTCTTCGATGTCGAGGAGGTGGTGACCTTGGCCGGCTCCAAGATCAATGCCGACAATCTGCCGGCTGGCGCCGATGCGACCTTGGTGCGCAAGCTCGAAGCCGCCGATGCCATTCTCGTCGGTAGCCTCAACATGGGCGAATATGCCTATGACTTCACCGGCGAGAACGCCCATTATGGCGCCTCGCGCAATCCGCATGATCCCGAACGCATGGCCGGCGGCTCCTCCGGCGGCTCCGGCACAGCCGTCGCCTCCGGCATGACGCCGATTGCTTTGGGCTCCGACACCAATGGTTCGATCCGCGTGCCCTCGTCGCTTTGCGGCCTGTTCGGCCTCAAACCGACATACGGACGCCTATCGCGCTTCGGCACCTATCCTTTTGTCTCCGCTTTCGATCATCTGGGACCCATGGCGCGCTCGGTGATGGATCTCGCCCTTGCCTATGAGGCCATGCAAGGCCGCGACACCGCCGATCATGCCCAGAACGATCGCCCCGTCGAACCGGTCATTCCCACTCTTGCGAAAGGCCTCGATGGCCTGCGCGTCGCCCGCGCCACCGGCTATTTCGACAAGGGCGGCGAACCGGAAGCCCATAGCGCCGTCGATATCGTGACAGCGACGCTGGGTGCAACGATGGGCATCGACATTCCCGAAGCCGGCCGAGGCCGCGCCGCCGCCTTCCTCATCACCATGGCGGAAGGCGCCAGCCTGCATCTCGATCGCGTGCGCAAACGCCAGGACGATTTCGACCCCGAAGTGAAGGACCGGCTCATCGCCGGCGCCATGGTGCCTGCGGCCTGGATCAATCAGGCGCAAAAATTCCGCACCTGGTATCGCGCGCAAGTCTTGAAGCTGTTCGAAACGGTCGATGTCATCATCGCGCCCGCAACGCCCTGCTTCGCGCCGCGCCTCGGCCAGAAGATGATGACGCTTGCTGGCGTCGATATGCCGGTGCGCGCCAATCTCGGCATGTTCACGCAGCCTTTCTCCTTCATCGGCCTGCCCGTCGCCGCCGTGCCCATCTGGCTTGAGGGCGCCCAATTGCCCATCGGCGTACAGATCGTTGCCGCGCCGTGGCGCGAAGACATCGTGCTGCGCGTCGCCCAGCATCTCGAAGCCGCCGGCATCGCCCGCGCGCCGCTTGCCAAAGCTTGA
- a CDS encoding DUF4089 domain-containing protein — MDDNIDWDAFIAASAKVMDITVSEASRPIVRANLEVAARMAKLVADFPLDEREEPAPVFGA, encoded by the coding sequence ATGGACGATAACATCGACTGGGACGCCTTTATCGCCGCTTCGGCAAAAGTTATGGACATCACCGTCAGCGAAGCGTCGCGCCCCATCGTGCGCGCCAATCTGGAAGTCGCCGCGCGCATGGCGAAACTGGTGGCCGACTTCCCCCTCGACGAACGCGAAGAACCAGCCCCGGTGTTTGGCGCATGA